Part of the Gracilimonas sp. genome is shown below.
CTCGATTACCGAAATAAGGAAGTACTTGCCTCCACTACCTTTGATTCTGCTTCGGCTGCTTCTCACGATATATTTAAAGGACTGATCAACGAAACGGAAAACCGGGAAGCCGACATGCTGGTTATGGGTTGGCAGGGTGGATTTAGTCTCGGGCGGATTTATAACACCCCTATTCAACCCATCATTAAAAACCTGAAGGCTGACCTCGCGGTGCTTAAGGATCGTGAACTTGAGCATATTGAATCTGTAGTTGTTCCATGGGGCGGTGGATTGCATGCCCGCCTTGGAATGGAAATAGGTATCCGAATTGCCCAAGCTATTGATGCTGAGCTTCGGGTGCTTCGACTTGTTAAGCCGGGCATCGATGTTGAGGAAGAAGAGCAGGAACTCCGGGATCGTGTAAACCCACTGCTGGAGGGTTTTGATAAAGTGGTATTCACCATTAAAGAGTCCACAGACGTAACCGGTGGTATTCTGGAAGAGCTGGAAGAACATCAGGATGACCTGATTATTATCGGCGCCTCCCACGAATGGGGCATTCGAAATGTATTGTTTGGAACCATTCCTGACATCATTGCTGATCGAGCCCCTTGTTCAGTATTAATGGTGCGACGCTACGTTACAGAAGACTGGAAACTGAAAGCAACGGAAGGCATCAAGCGGGTGAAAGAGCAATTGGGATTGACATCCTCGCCGGAAAATAGTAATTAATCGTTCCGCGACGAAAGCCCTGAATCTTGTTATGGTATGATTTTTTACTGCGGGTCTTTTATAAGATTCGGATTCCTGCTTTCGAAGGAATGACCATCATCTTTAAATAGCGAAAGAAGTACCGCAGCCACAGTTTTCAACGGCATTAGGGTTGTCGAAGGTGAAACCGCGGGCGTCTAATCCATCGGGGTAGTCGATCTGCATTCCCTCTAAATACATGAGGTGTTTCGGAGCTACGATAATTTCCACTCCGTGGCTTTCATACACATTATCCTCATCGGTGCGGTAGTCGAGGCCAAGTTTATAGCTTAAACCGGAGCAGCCTCCTCCATCAACAGCAACCCTCAGATACAGGTTTTCATCCATCTCTTCCTGCTGTTTGATTTTCTCTACCTGCCGGGCGGCCCGTTCGGTAAGCATTACAGGTTCGCCGGTCAGCTCTTCTTTTTGGTAGTCTTTTTCGGTGATAGGCTGAGGTGTAGCCGTTTCCTCTTCTTCATCCACATCAATCAGTGAGGAAATTACATCATCTAAATTTTCTTCTTGAACACTCATGTCGCTCCCTTTATTTAGAACGAGTCAAAATTACGAACTTTTTTTGGAAAATGTATAATGCGTAACCCCGTCTTTCTCAAACAAATCAAGAATGCCGGCACTCACTAAATTCACCAAAATCTTAGCTGCACGATAAGTCGTAACACTTATCAGCAACGAGAACCTCTTAACCGTGATGTCTCCGTATTCATTCAGAAAACGAAACAATTGCTGTTCTTTTTCCCCATACTCAAACGTGAAGCCTTCTTCAGAATAATTCTGCTTCAGCACCTCAATATATTCATCGCTGGCAACCACGCTTTCATCTTCCAGGCGGACGTACACCTGCCTAACGTTCTTTCCTTTCACATACACCGGCTTTTCTTCGGCCTCCGGTACTTTTACAATCAGCACATCACGCTCGCCGAGGTTTACCAGTTCTATACTGATCGGCACCTCAGGTATGCATTCTTCAGAAGCAGCCTGGTTCAGCCAAAATTCCTCTTCGTGGTATCCTTCCACGCCAATCATTTCGCCGTTGTCTTCCACACCTATTAGAATGGTGCCGCCTTTTGTATTGGCAAATGCCGCTATTTCCCGGGCAATTTTTTCGGGAGATGCTACGCTATGCTTGAATTCCAAAAAGCTGCTTTCACCGGTTTGGATCAGGCTTTTCAGGTCACCCGGGGTAAGCTTCGAAACCTGAACGCTGTCGGTGTACTGTAAGTAAAACTCGAGTTCGTCTTCCATGACTGTAGATGATTTTTAGGTTGAACTCTGGATGAAACCTGCTACATCACGATTTCATCTTTAGGGTCGCGGGTCATGAGTTCATACAACGCATCCCGCGGGTCAACATTTTCAAATAAAACGCTGTAGATGGCGTGAGTTATAGGCATCTCAACATTATTCTTGATGGCCCAGTCCCTCACCGATTTTGTTGTTTTCACACCTTCAGCTACCATATTCATGCTGTCGATAATATCGTCCAGCTTCTCTCCTTTACCAATGCGAAATCCTACCGAACGGTTCCGGCTGTGTGTACTTGTACAGGTAACGATCAGGTCACCCATACCGGTTAACCCGGAGAAGGTATCGGAATGAGCTCCCATCATGAGTCCCATTCGTTTCATTTCATGGAGTCCGCGGGTGATGAGTGCGGCCTTGGCATTGTCTCCCAATTCGGCTCCGTCCACAATTCCGGCAGCAATCGCCATAATGTTTTTTACCGAGCCACCGATTTCCACGCCAATCACATCATTATTGATATACACACGGAACATTGGGGTGAGAAACGTTTCCTGTATAATGCGTGCCGTCCGGGTTGAATAGGCGGCTGCCACCACGGTTGTTGGCTTCAGCTTGCCCACTTCTTCGGCATGGCTTGGCCCATACAGCACTCCGATGTTATCCTCATAGGTAGTACCTTCCATCACCTCCACCAATATTTGCGACATGGTTTTGAAGGTGTCGTTTTCTATTCCCTTGGCAACGGTTACCAGAATTTCATGTCCGTCGAGGCAGGGCTTCAATTTTCCGGCTAATTCTCTTAAGGTGTGAGAAGGCGTTGCAAAAACGACCATATCCTGAGATTTCAGGCACTGTTCTAAATCGTTGTATGCTTTTATTCCTTCCGGCAGGTCAATATCATTCAGATAAGAAGGATTAATGTGCTTTTCATTAATCTGGTTGGCGATGTTTTCCTCGCGGGCCCACATTTGAACGTTATTCCCGGCCGTGTCCAACACAAGGGCGAGGGCCGTTCCAAAACTTCCCGCTCCAACTATAGTAACATTTCGTTTACTCATGCTTCTGCCTCAGCCAACTTCTCAGCAGCCTGTTCCTCTTCTTCTTTATTCTTCTTTCCGTAAAGATTCACACGGTTTTCATTTCCGTCCAATAAACGCCGAATATTTGATTTATGCTTGTAAATAATACCGGCTGCAATAAAAGTGGCAAAAATGATGATGCTTCCATCCACATAATATCCGAAACCGTACCGCATAATCACCAAACTGATGGGGTAAATAAAACTGGCGGTGATGGAAGCCAGGGAAACGTAACGGGTAGAAAAAGTAATAATGATAAATACAACGGAAGAAACACTGATAGAAATCGGTTCAATACCAAAGAGCATACCACAGGCGGTCGCTGCCCCTTTGCCACCTTTAAAGCTGGCAAAGATGGGGAACATGTGACCTACCACAGCCATCAACCCACAAGTGATTTTCAGAAAAGCATCGGCTTCCCAGCCGGGAGGAGCGATGGGGCCGTTTCCAATTTCAAAAGCATAAAGGCTGACCCAGAAAGAGGCTACGAAACCTTTCATAAAATCGAGTACCAGTACCGATACACCTGATTTCCAGCCTAAAATTCGAAATGCGTTGGTGGTTCCAAGGTTGCCACTTCCCTGAGTCCGAATATCCGTTTTGTGGAATATCTGACCCACCCACAGCGAGGATGGAATCGATCCCAACACGAAACTGACTGATAAAACAACAAGTAATGAAACCATAGCTATTTCTTTGCTCCAAGTTACTACAACCGTGGCAAATTAGTTAACGGTTTTTGGCTGAAATTGACTGACCACTCAACAAAATGGAATAACTAAGTAACGGCTATTAAACGTGACGCTCGGCGTGATAGGAAGAACGAACCAGCGGACCACTTTCCACATGCTCTATGCCTAATTTTTCACCGATCTCCTTGTATTCCGCAAATTGATCAGGATGCACCCAATCCATTACAGGATGGTGCATTTTGGTAGGCTGCATGTATTGACCAATAGTGAGTACATCCACTCCGTGATCCACGCAATCCTGCATCAGTTCAATGACTTCTTCCCGGGTTTCGCCCAGGCCAACCATAATCCCGGTTTTGGTTCTAAGCCCGGCATTCTTGGTGCGCTGAAGGAGTTCCAGCGAGCGCTCGTAACGAGCCTGAGGGCGAACTCTTCGGTACTTACTTGGCACGGTTTCCAGGTTGTGGCTAAGTACATCCGGCGGGGTATCAAAAACAATTTGAAGAGCTGCATCCCATTCGCCACGAAAATCAGGAATGAGAGACTCAATAGTCACACCCGGAATAGCTTTTCTGATTTCTTTATGACATTCGGCAAAAATTGGGGCACCGCCATCTTTACGTTCATCCCGGTTTACCGAGGTCAGCACCACGTGCTTCAGTCCCATTTTGGCAGCGGCATCAGCCACTCGTTTGGGCTCATCCCAATCCAGGTCTTGCGGAGGGCGTCCTGTCTTAATAGCGCAAAAAGCACACGATCGGGTACAAACGTCTCCCAATATCATGAAGGTAGCCGTTCCTGCTCCCCAGCATTCGCCCATATTCGGGCAACGGGCTTCAGCACATACCGTATTCAAATTATGTTTTCGGATATTCTCCGAAACTTCCTTGAATTTCTCCCCTGATGGAAGTTTAACACGCAGCCAATCGGGTCTGCGATTTTCGGATGGCTTATCTACTACCTGAAGTTCTTTAATCATGGTGCTTCTTTGTGATTTCAGCATGTCATTGCGAGGAATTCGGCGACCGAAGGAAGCCATTTCCCGTGGCAATCTCCACTATTCAATTTCATTGCCATTTAAGGGAGATCGCTTCGTCGAAAGAGTTAAGCAATCATTCTAACTATTTCAGCTCCTCGCGATGACAAATTATGTGTAAAGTTACAAAATATTATGCTCCACTTCCTGCAGAGAACCCTTGGGAGAAATGGATACATTGAAAACGTTTTCGAAATGAGAAACAATCCGTTTTTTCACTTCTTCGGGGTCAATTTCCCTGCCGTTCAGCTTCTGTAAACTGGTAACGGCTTTATCATCAATCCCGCAGGGAACGATGTTATTAAAATATCTGAGATCGGTATTCACATTGAGCGCAAAACCATGCATGGTTACCCACCGGGAGCACCGAATGCCCATGGCGCAAATTTTGGCATCATCAACCCAAACACCGGTTGCGCCTTCAATACGCCCGGCTTCAAATCCATAGTCGGCACAGACGCGGATAATCACTTCTTCGAGGAAGCGAAGGTACTTATGCACGTCAGTGAAATGGCGATCCAAATCTAAAATCGGGTAGCCTACAATTTGTCCCGGCCCGTGGTAGGTAATGTCACCGCCACGATCGATCTTTATGAACTCCGCTTCTAATTGCTGAAGCTCCATCATGGACCGGAGCATATGCTCTTCATTACCACTTTTGCCCAGCGTGTACACATGTGGATGTTCCACAAAAAACAGAATATCATCCAGGCGTTCTCCTTCGAACTCCCCCTCTTGCTCGGCGCGCTTTTCTTCTATGATGCGTTGCTGCACGGCATGCTGTAAATCCCATATCGGCTGATATGAGGCAGAACCCAAATCGTACAGTTCGACTTTTTTGCTCATCACATTCACAGATAAAAATGGCTCCCGAAGGAGCCATATAGTTCAACATTCGAAGTTCGGAATTCCTTGTTCGATGTTCTATTTCTTCTTAACGGGAGTTCCTAAGTGAACACCTTCATTATAGGCTTCAGCTGCAGCTTCCATTACCGCCTCAGAGAGGGTTGGGTGTGGGTGAACCGCACTGATAATTTCATGGCCGGTCGTTTCAAGGTCACGGGCTACAACGGCTTCGGCAATCATTTCCGTTACGCCGAATCCAATCATGTGGCAACCTAACCACTCGCCGTATTTGGCATCGAATACCACTTTTACAAAGCCTTCTTCATGACCAAGAGCGGTCGCCTTACCGGATGCTGAAAGCGGGAATTTTCCGACTTTCACATCATAACCTTCATCTTTGGCTGCCTGCTCAGTTAACCCAACAGAAGCAATCTGTGGTTCGCAGTACGTACAGCCCGGAATGTTATTGTAATTCACCGGGTGTGGGTTTTCGCCGGCCAGTTGTTCGGCAAGTACCACAGCTTCATGAGAAGCTTTGTGAGCCAGCCACGGAGCGCCAATTACATCACCAATGGCGTAAATTCCGTCAACATTGGTTTTGTAGGTTTTCTTGTCAACAACGATGGCGCCTTTCTCGGTTTTAACACCGGCTTTATCCAATCCAAGATTTTCTACGTTTCCGGTTACACCTACCGCAGAAAGAACCACATCGGCTTCAATTTTCTCTTCGCCTTTCTTGGTTTTAACGGTTACTTCAACACCTTTACCTTTCTTCTTCACGTTTTCGACCGTGCTTCCGGTCATCACGTTCATGCCTTTCTTCTTGTAGATCTTGCCAAGTTCTTTACCAACGTCTTTGTCTTCAACAGGCACCAATGTGTCCTGAAGCTCTACGATGGTCACTTCTGTTCCGATGGCATTGTAGAAGTACGCAAACTCAACTCCGATAGCGCCGGCTCCGACAATCACCATTTTCTTAGGCTGCTTGTCGAGCTGCATGGCCTTTTCAGAATCGATGATCATGTCGCCATCAATTTCCAGGTTTGGAAGCTGACGAGGACGTGCTCCGGTAGCTACAATGAAATGCTTCGCTTTGATGCTTTCCTGCTCTTTGCCCTTATCATCATTTACCGACAATTCAGATTTGGATTTGAAAACACCCGTTCCCATGAATACTTCAATCTTATTGGCTTTCATCAGGAACTGAACGCCTTTGCTCATTTTGTTGGCAACACCACGGCTACGCTTCACCATACCGCCGAAGTCGGCAGAGTAGTCCTTCACGTTAATTCCGTAATCAGAGGCGTGCTCAATAGATTCATACACTTCAGCCGAACGAAGCAGGGCTTTGGTTGGAATACAACCGATATTCAAACAAACACCACCAAGATGTCTTTTTTCAACAATTGCCGTTTTAAAGCCAAGCTGAGAAGCACGAATTGCGGCTACATATCCGCCGGGGCCTGACCCGATTACACATACATCAAATTCTTTTGCCATGGTACTTTTTGATAATAGTTTTTGAAGTTAATCGCTTCATTTCAAACAAAACCGTGAAGCGGACTTTTTAAAGCCCTAAAAGGTAAGGGTTTTTGATTTGAACTTCGAATATTGAACAAGGAATGTTGAATTTTGGATAGATTTGAGCTCAGCACACATAAATTTCTTAACAACTCTACAATCTTTAATACTCAAAGCTGTCTGAATTTGTTATAATAGAGCTCAGAGAGGCGAAACGAACCGCGACTATTATGAAAAAGACCATCATCCCATTCCTGTTATTCCTGCTAACGATTCCATTTACGGCATCAGCTGACCCTTCCGATCCGGATAAAATGAAAGCCAATATCGATGAGCTTTCCGAATACTTTGAAAGCAAAGGTTATGCATTTAATCAGCTTTTGGAAGACTCCCGCTTTAAACTGATTGAAGACATCACCGGGAAGTTTACACGAGCGGTCGAAATCAAGATCGAAAGTTTTGAGGATTACCAGGGCATTATTAAGTACGATGTTAAAAAGCAAAAGCTGGAAGACTTTCTAGTTAAATACGCCCCGGAATTAGACGCCGCCCAGGAAAAATACGGCATCCCCAAGCATGTGATTGCAGGGATTATCGGGATTGAATCTGAGTTTGGGAAGTACAAAGGAAGCTACAATCCATTTAATGCTTACGTTTCGATGTATGCGGAAGGCTATAGAAGTGAATGGTCGAAGGCTCAGCTGGAAGAGCTTCTTATCTTTGCAAAAAAGAATGACCTGGATATACTATCGCTGGAATCCAGTTATGCCGGGGCAATGTCTTATGCCCAATTTATTCCCTATTCACTGAATCGCTGGTGGGTGGGCTCTGATCTTTATTATATGCCCAATAACATTTTCTCTGTTGCCAATTACCTGTCTCACTTTTACGAAATAACGGGCAGCATGGAGAAGGCGGTTATGCGCTATAATCCAAGCACCATGTACACCAAAGTGGTACTGGAGCTGGCTGAGGAAGCGCGGAAGCTGGAAAAGACAAGGTAAAAGTGCCTCCTTTAAACAAAAAAGCCTTCAGTGTTCAAGCTGAAGGCTCTGGAAGGTCAAACTTCTTGTTTAAACTTTTAGATTAAAACTCCCACTTCACCTGAAACAAGAAGTTGGTTCCCGCCTGTGGGTAGTAATAATTGAAGTGAGCCGGGGTCCCATCATAAATCCACCCGAAGGTATAGCCGTTAGTCACGTACTTGTGATTGAAGATGTTGTTCACCTGCAGCGTAGCGGTGATATCTTCCAATAGTGGTACATCACCGAACCCATAACTTAAGCGAACATCATTCACAAAGTATGGATCGATAGACCTGCTCTGCGTTTGAGTATTATCGAGGTACTGCCGGGACACATATTTCGATATGATTTCGGCTGTTAACCCCTTGTTTTGATAACTAATGATTCCATTGGTAACAACAGAAGGTGAAAAAGCGATATCGGTATCTTCATACACCGTTTCCTGTTGCCCCTGGTAGCTGAAACTTGCGTCATAAAGATCAGTGTACTGGGTGTATTCTACAATCTTGTTTTGGCTGAAAGTGGCATTCGCAGAAATGCTCAGATTGTTGGTCAGACTATAACCGCCCTGCAATTCTATACCGGCTCTATAGCTTTCAGGAACGTTTTCCCGCACGATTTCCCCCACATCATTGATCTGCCCGGTAGGCACTAATTGATCGCGGTAGAACATCCCATACACATTCACCCCGGTAAAAAAGCGGTTGAAATCGCCACGATACCCAAGCTCTACATTGTAGAGTTTCTCAGGGTTGGGCCGGCTTTCAGGGCTTGAATCTACATACTCATCCCGTGTGGGCTCTTTGCTGCCAACAGCGAATGAAGCATACACCCGTTGGTCTTCCGGCAAGCTATACACAAAACCGAATTTCGGATTGAAGAACAACAGGTTGTCGGTTTGCTGAAGGGCAACCAGGCTATCGCGAACATTGCTGCCGGCACTGCGGACAAACCCGTTCCCAAGGAAATCATATTCCACTCCGCGCACCTGAAGATCAACATACGAATTCAGGTTTTCAGTGAGTTTGTACTGAAGTTTGGAGTACAGGTTATAATCATTCTTGATGCCGTCATTGTCGTAGTAGCGCTCTTCGATTTCACTGTCGCCTGCATATCGTGCCCAGATCACTTCGCCAAAGTGAGCTCCGTCATAGTAGCTGTAGCCACCACCAAAGGTAACATCCCAGGTTTCTGAGTGAGTGTATTGGGTAGAGAATATGGTTCCGTAGAAATCATTGTCTAACCATCGTCGGCGGACGAGATCTGATTCAGTCGGGTCGCCGGAATTAAGTGGCTCGATTCCGTATTCTGAGAGATCTTCACCCCGTTCATATTCCTCAAAATACCCAAACCCTTTGGTGTAAAAGGCGGAGACATTGGCATTCCAGTTTTCTCGAATCTGGTATGAATAGTGCAATTGGTAATAGTTCTGCTGGTAGTTATCTAGCTGGTCTTCGTACCGGAACTGATTGAATTGCCGGTTTCCGAGATTTTCTCTCCAGTGTTCCTGTTCACCTGGATTGAAAACGAGGTTTGAAATGTAGCGCTCCAGCTCCTGTTGATCCCCTTCAAGAATGGGTTCAGGCACACCATTCCATGCCTGGTAGGTACGCTCCCGCCCGGAAAATACATCTGCACGTAACAAGCTGCGGTCTCCGTGGTGTGAAGCGGAAAGAAAATAAGAATCAAGGTCTGAGCTGGCACGGTCTATGAAACCATCGGAATCAATTTTGGACAAGCGGCCTTCAAATTGCCAGCCGTTTTCCATCAATCCGGAGCCTAATTTAACGTTGTATTTTTGGGTATTGAAGGAACCGAGCCCGGTATTCACCTCCCCAAAAGGATCGGCTTGTGAAGAGCTGGTTTGCAAGTTCACCGTAGCTCCAAATGCACCGGCACCATTTGTAGATGTTCCCACTCCACGCTGAATTTGAATATTCTCTGTAGAGGAAGAAAGGTCCGGTAAATTCACCCAGAATACGCCATGAGACTCTGCATCATTCACCGGAATTCCGTTAATAGTTACATTGATCCGCGCCGGGTCAACACCACGAATTCGAATGCCCGTATAGCCAATTCCGGCACCGGCATCAGAGGTGGTGGTGACCGATGGGGCACTTTGCAGCAGGTAAGGCACATCTTGCCCGAGATTGCGCCTTTCAATCTCCTCCGCATCAATATTGGTATAGGTAATGGGCGATGCTTCATCTGCGCGAGTGGCACTTACAAAAACATCATCTCCGATATACGTTTCCGGAAAGAGATAGATTTCGAGGTCTTTCTTGTCATCAGACACACCAACTTCTTCGTCTTTATACCCGAGATAGGTGATCAGTAAAGCTTCTTCTCCGTTTTCAGAAAGCCGGATGTCGAAAGAGCCGTCATCCTGGGTAACTACGCCACGGGATGTACCCTGCTGGCGTACAGCAGCTCCCTGAAGCGGTTCTTTGGATTGGGCATCAAGCACCTTTCCCGTAACGGTTTGCGCCTGAACTTCCTGAGAAAAGAGTAGTGGTATTGTTAACAGAAAAGCCGTTAGCAACGACTTCTTAAAGAATAGATTAAACATAATCCTCCATTTGATACTTCTTTGATTAATGGAGGAGGTTAACTTGCGTAACTGTGCGGTAAACAGGTTTCCCTACGCCGGTATTATCCGGTTCAGGTATTAGGGTGTAATCTCAGCCCGCTATGCAAGCACCCCCAACCTTGGTTGTGAGCTTCAAAGATACGAGGGTTTTGAACATTCAACAAGGAACATTCAACATTGAATGCGGAAAACATAGACAGCTCCTATTCTGGATATACGATTTTCATTCTAAAAACCCGTTCCAAATGTTATCTTAGCTAAGCTTATTAACCCATATTATGATCCATCATCATGACCAAATATTTATCAATTTTACTGCTGGCTGTAGTGTTTGTTTCCTGTTCCTCTTCCGAAAAGGAGCGATCAACAACTCCCGAAATTTCTGATCAGGATGTTTTATCACACATCACCTTTTTGGCTGCCGATCAAATGCGGGGCCGGGAAGCGGGTACGGCGGAAGAAGCGGCCGCTGCTAATTATATCGCCGATTTATTCCGAAGCTATGGTCTTGATCCTGCCGGCGAGGAAGGAACCTATTTTCAGGAATTCACCATCAACACGGCGGTGTTGAATAATCCACATGCGAGTGAATCGGATACTTCAGGTGAAAAGAGATTGAGCAAGAACGTTGCCGGATTATTACAGGGAACCGGAGATTCGGATGAAGTAATAATTGTGGGAGCACATTATGACCATTTAGGAATGGGACGATTTGGCTCGCTGAGCAGTAGTGAGGAGCCGCGCATACACAATGGAGCCGATGACAACGCTTCCGGAACCGCCGGCGTGTTGGAGCTGGCCGAATATTTTTCAGCTAATCGCCCGGAAACAGATCTTCTCTTCCTCGCTTTTTCCGGGGAGGAAATGGGCCTGCTGGGCTCTCAGTATTATGTGGAGAACCCGACCATTGAACTGGAAAACGCTTTGGCTATGATCAATATGGATATGGTGGGACGAATGAGCAACGGCCGCCTGATGATTTTCGGCGTAGCTACTACGGATAGCTGGGAATCTATTCTTACTGAAGCCAACACAGATTCTCTTCAGTTAGACCTGGTTCCCGATGGAACCGGAGCCAGCGATCACACCAGTTTTTACTATCAGGATATTCCGGTTTTGCATTACTTCACAGATACGCATGCCGACTATCACCGACCTTCTGATGACACGGAATGGATTAATGCAGAAGGGCAGGAACAGCTTCTTACACATGTAAAGCGGGTAATTGAACGCCTGGATGAACTGGATAAAGAAGATATGGCATTTACCGAAGCCCCCGGCGAACAGCAACGAAACATGACGATGGACGGACCTACCCTCGGAGTATTGCCTGATTACGGCTATGACGGAGAGGGATTTAGAATTACAGGTGTGAGTGAAGGCCGTGCTGCCGATAATGCCGGGCTGCAGGGCGGTGATATTATCATCAATATAGGTGGTAGGGATATAGCCGACATCTACAAATACATGGAAGCTTTGAATGAGCTCAAGGCCGGACAGCAAACAACCGTAACCGTTCTCCGCGATGGGGAAGAACTGAGCTTTGATTTGCAGCTGTAATTAATAGTCCACCACCAAAATACATGTAGAGACACAAAATCTTGTGTCTCTACATGTATTTTCTACCAACTAAAGGCTGCTTTTCCACCAACAACCGGCAGTGTTAATGTGGTTGCATCCAAATCAACGGTCAATTCTGTGCCCGGATCAGGATGAATGGTATATTCTTTATCACTACTAAAAACCATCAACCCAATCTGCTGGCCAGGACGTATAATCTGATCATCAGGCTGAAGCTCAAAAGTCAGCTCATAGAATTTACCGGGTTTAAGCGGCTCACTTTCGGTTAAGGATTCATGATTCTGCGGGTCAGCCCAGCCGCGGGTGATGATATTATCCGTAATTCGTCCATTTCTGCGTTCATCCCAAGGCAGAGAAACCAACCAAACCGAGAGATTTGCCGCGGGCTTACTACTGGCCAGTTTTATGTTGATAGTTGGCAATCCTGAAATGTGGAGAGAGTCTTTTAAAGGTGGCGTAACGTACAGCAACCGGTGATCTGTAATCTCAGCCCGTGCAAGAGATTCCCCATCAAAAGAAAAATTATCCACTAAGGTTTCTGTACCCTGTTTTCCGGGCTTATTCAGACTCAGGCTTCCTTTCTGTGGAGCTCCGCTGTTCAAGTATAAGGTAACCGGTTCAGCTTCTGGGTTAGGGTAGTCCGGGTAGAAGGTAGGATTTGCAGGGTCATCATATTCACGCACGATCCAGGCTCCGGTCTCATCACTGATTCCATTATCCACTCCAAACAAATAGTGAGTAAACCAGCGGTTCATCATTTCCACCGGTGGCGGTCCGCCATGGCCAAATTGGTGGTAGTAGATCTGAGTGTGAAGCCCCATTTCTTTAGCCTCCTCGTAAATTCGATAACTGTGTTCAGGCATCACGTTCCAGTCGTTAAAGCCGTGGCTCATCAACATGGCAGCCTTCATGGCGGGCATGTCGTTAAGGTAATCGCGGCCGGCCCAAAATTCGTTGTAATCTC
Proteins encoded:
- the plsY gene encoding glycerol-3-phosphate 1-O-acyltransferase PlsY, with product MVSLLVVLSVSFVLGSIPSSLWVGQIFHKTDIRTQGSGNLGTTNAFRILGWKSGVSVLVLDFMKGFVASFWVSLYAFEIGNGPIAPPGWEADAFLKITCGLMAVVGHMFPIFASFKGGKGAATACGMLFGIEPISISVSSVVFIIITFSTRYVSLASITASFIYPISLVIMRYGFGYYVDGSIIIFATFIAAGIIYKHKSNIRRLLDGNENRVNLYGKKNKEEEEQAAEKLAEAEA
- the lipB gene encoding lipoyl(octanoyl) transferase LipB: MSKKVELYDLGSASYQPIWDLQHAVQQRIIEEKRAEQEGEFEGERLDDILFFVEHPHVYTLGKSGNEEHMLRSMMELQQLEAEFIKIDRGGDITYHGPGQIVGYPILDLDRHFTDVHKYLRFLEEVIIRVCADYGFEAGRIEGATGVWVDDAKICAMGIRCSRWVTMHGFALNVNTDLRYFNNIVPCGIDDKAVTSLQKLNGREIDPEEVKKRIVSHFENVFNVSISPKGSLQEVEHNIL
- the lipA gene encoding lipoyl synthase; translated protein: MIKELQVVDKPSENRRPDWLRVKLPSGEKFKEVSENIRKHNLNTVCAEARCPNMGECWGAGTATFMILGDVCTRSCAFCAIKTGRPPQDLDWDEPKRVADAAAKMGLKHVVLTSVNRDERKDGGAPIFAECHKEIRKAIPGVTIESLIPDFRGEWDAALQIVFDTPPDVLSHNLETVPSKYRRVRPQARYERSLELLQRTKNAGLRTKTGIMVGLGETREEVIELMQDCVDHGVDVLTIGQYMQPTKMHHPVMDWVHPDQFAEYKEIGEKLGIEHVESGPLVRSSYHAERHV
- a CDS encoding iron-sulfur cluster assembly accessory protein, with amino-acid sequence MSVQEENLDDVISSLIDVDEEEETATPQPITEKDYQKEELTGEPVMLTERAARQVEKIKQQEEMDENLYLRVAVDGGGCSGLSYKLGLDYRTDEDNVYESHGVEIIVAPKHLMYLEGMQIDYPDGLDARGFTFDNPNAVENCGCGTSFAI
- the lpdA gene encoding dihydrolipoyl dehydrogenase; translated protein: MAKEFDVCVIGSGPGGYVAAIRASQLGFKTAIVEKRHLGGVCLNIGCIPTKALLRSAEVYESIEHASDYGINVKDYSADFGGMVKRSRGVANKMSKGVQFLMKANKIEVFMGTGVFKSKSELSVNDDKGKEQESIKAKHFIVATGARPRQLPNLEIDGDMIIDSEKAMQLDKQPKKMVIVGAGAIGVEFAYFYNAIGTEVTIVELQDTLVPVEDKDVGKELGKIYKKKGMNVMTGSTVENVKKKGKGVEVTVKTKKGEEKIEADVVLSAVGVTGNVENLGLDKAGVKTEKGAIVVDKKTYKTNVDGIYAIGDVIGAPWLAHKASHEAVVLAEQLAGENPHPVNYNNIPGCTYCEPQIASVGLTEQAAKDEGYDVKVGKFPLSASGKATALGHEEGFVKVVFDAKYGEWLGCHMIGFGVTEMIAEAVVARDLETTGHEIISAVHPHPTLSEAVMEAAAEAYNEGVHLGTPVKKK
- a CDS encoding NAD(P)H-dependent glycerol-3-phosphate dehydrogenase, which translates into the protein MSKRNVTIVGAGSFGTALALVLDTAGNNVQMWAREENIANQINEKHINPSYLNDIDLPEGIKAYNDLEQCLKSQDMVVFATPSHTLRELAGKLKPCLDGHEILVTVAKGIENDTFKTMSQILVEVMEGTTYEDNIGVLYGPSHAEEVGKLKPTTVVAAAYSTRTARIIQETFLTPMFRVYINNDVIGVEIGGSVKNIMAIAAGIVDGAELGDNAKAALITRGLHEMKRMGLMMGAHSDTFSGLTGMGDLIVTCTSTHSRNRSVGFRIGKGEKLDDIIDSMNMVAEGVKTTKSVRDWAIKNNVEMPITHAIYSVLFENVDPRDALYELMTRDPKDEIVM
- a CDS encoding lytic murein transglycosylase; its protein translation is MKKTIIPFLLFLLTIPFTASADPSDPDKMKANIDELSEYFESKGYAFNQLLEDSRFKLIEDITGKFTRAVEIKIESFEDYQGIIKYDVKKQKLEDFLVKYAPELDAAQEKYGIPKHVIAGIIGIESEFGKYKGSYNPFNAYVSMYAEGYRSEWSKAQLEELLIFAKKNDLDILSLESSYAGAMSYAQFIPYSLNRWWVGSDLYYMPNNIFSVANYLSHFYEITGSMEKAVMRYNPSTMYTKVVLELAEEARKLEKTR
- a CDS encoding ATP-binding protein — protein: MEDELEFYLQYTDSVQVSKLTPGDLKSLIQTGESSFLEFKHSVASPEKIAREIAAFANTKGGTILIGVEDNGEMIGVEGYHEEEFWLNQAASEECIPEVPISIELVNLGERDVLIVKVPEAEEKPVYVKGKNVRQVYVRLEDESVVASDEYIEVLKQNYSEEGFTFEYGEKEQQLFRFLNEYGDITVKRFSLLISVTTYRAAKILVNLVSAGILDLFEKDGVTHYTFSKKSS